A stretch of the Thalassotalea euphylliae genome encodes the following:
- a CDS encoding sugar transferase, whose amino-acid sequence MIKRLFDCTIAVSVLLLLSPLIILVAILVRINLGSPILFKQPRPGLHGKTFHMAKFRSMTSETDAEGSLLPDAERLTRFGKFLRASSMDELPGLWNVLIGNMSLVGPRPLLVEYLPLYSQEQARRHDVKPGITGWAQVNGRNALSWQEKFDLDVWYVDNQSFWLDIKILFLTVYKVLKRSDISAQGQATMTKFTGNS is encoded by the coding sequence ATGATAAAAAGACTATTTGATTGCACGATTGCAGTCTCTGTTTTGCTGCTTTTATCGCCTTTGATAATCCTCGTCGCAATACTAGTTCGCATCAATTTAGGCAGCCCGATTCTTTTCAAACAACCAAGACCTGGCTTGCACGGTAAGACCTTTCATATGGCCAAGTTTCGTTCAATGACCAGTGAAACAGATGCTGAAGGGAGCCTTCTGCCAGATGCTGAGCGTTTAACTCGATTTGGTAAATTTCTACGTGCGTCGAGCATGGATGAACTACCAGGTCTTTGGAATGTATTAATCGGCAATATGAGTTTAGTGGGGCCAAGGCCCTTATTGGTTGAATACTTGCCACTTTATTCACAAGAACAAGCCCGTCGTCACGATGTTAAACCTGGAATTACAGGTTGGGCGCAAGTTAATGGCCGCAATGCACTGAGCTGGCAAGAGAAGTTTGATTTAGACGTTTGGTATGTAGATAACCAATCATTTTGGCTCGATATTAAAATTCTGTTTTTAACCGTTTACAAAGTGTTAAAACGCAGTGATATATCAGCGCAAGGTCAAGCCACTATGACCAAATTTACCGGAAATAGCTGA
- a CDS encoding acetyltransferase, translating to MTKLMIIGAGGHGRVVADCAQAMGRFEEIVFADASYPNREFNSHWPIVAQDTGWQKYLNQYEFIVAIGDNHARLKMIEEIRKAGGQLASLIHPAAVVSPYANIGDGSAIFANAVVSVNCQLGLATIVNHNATIDHDCKLGDACHIAPGTNISGGVTLGHKVWAGVGSTIIQNRQLADNVYLGAGTVVIKDIEQAGTYVGNPARKL from the coding sequence ATGACTAAGCTAATGATTATTGGCGCAGGGGGTCATGGCCGTGTGGTTGCCGATTGTGCGCAGGCGATGGGGAGATTTGAGGAAATTGTCTTTGCTGACGCCAGTTATCCTAACAGAGAGTTCAATAGCCATTGGCCTATTGTTGCTCAGGATACTGGATGGCAAAAATATTTGAACCAATACGAATTCATCGTCGCCATCGGTGATAACCATGCAAGACTGAAGATGATCGAGGAAATTCGTAAAGCAGGCGGTCAGTTGGCTAGCTTGATTCATCCTGCTGCAGTAGTTAGCCCCTACGCAAACATAGGCGATGGCTCGGCAATTTTTGCCAATGCTGTTGTTAGTGTTAATTGTCAGCTAGGTCTCGCAACGATAGTAAATCACAACGCAACTATCGACCACGACTGTAAGCTCGGTGACGCCTGTCATATCGCACCTGGAACTAATATTTCAGGCGGTGTAACACTTGGCCATAAGGTCTGGGCAGGTGTCGGTAGTACTATTATTCAAAATCGCCAATTAGCGGATAACGTTTACCTAGGTGCAGGTACGGTTGTTATTAAAGATATTGAGCAAGCTGGCACCTATGTCGGTAATCCAGCGCGAAAGTTATAA
- a CDS encoding DegT/DnrJ/EryC1/StrS family aminotransferase: MLNTKFSPWPSFSQEEADAASKVLLSNKVNYWTGQEGRKFEQEFAQFADCQHAVAVANGTLALDLALHALDIGEGDEVIVTPRTFIASISCVINAGATPVFADVDLTSQNITPQTIKPVISDKTKAIICVHLAGWPCDMDEIMALASDHKLFVIEDCAQAHGAKYKGRSVGSIGDVGCWSFCQDKIMTTGGEGGMLTTNNEALWRKAWAFKDHGKSYNAVFEREHPPGYRWLHESFGTNWRITEMQSAIGRIQLTRMPAWQQARQANAEKILAECERQPWLTVVKPSNDYQHAYYKCYVTIVLEELPQGWSRDKVIQAISQLDVPCYSGSCSEVYKEKAFDNTHFRPASPLSNAKALGETSLMFLVHPALTEAEIAQTCLAIRQLGEQFAEQSNKKVTKL; this comes from the coding sequence GTGTTAAATACTAAATTTTCCCCATGGCCGAGCTTTAGCCAAGAAGAAGCGGATGCGGCATCAAAGGTATTATTATCCAACAAAGTCAATTACTGGACAGGACAAGAAGGCCGTAAGTTTGAGCAAGAGTTTGCGCAGTTTGCCGATTGCCAACATGCCGTTGCTGTTGCTAATGGTACGCTAGCGCTCGATTTAGCCCTGCATGCGCTCGATATTGGCGAAGGCGATGAAGTTATCGTCACCCCTCGTACCTTTATTGCATCAATTAGCTGTGTCATTAATGCAGGCGCAACACCTGTATTTGCTGATGTTGATTTAACCAGCCAAAATATTACACCTCAAACCATTAAGCCAGTCATTTCAGACAAAACCAAAGCAATTATATGTGTGCATTTGGCGGGTTGGCCATGCGATATGGATGAAATTATGGCATTGGCAAGTGACCACAAGTTATTTGTTATCGAAGATTGTGCGCAGGCGCATGGCGCCAAATACAAAGGCCGCTCAGTCGGTAGTATTGGTGATGTCGGTTGTTGGTCGTTCTGCCAAGATAAGATTATGACCACAGGTGGTGAAGGCGGCATGCTCACCACGAACAACGAAGCCTTATGGCGTAAAGCCTGGGCCTTTAAAGACCATGGCAAATCTTACAATGCCGTATTTGAACGAGAACATCCGCCCGGCTATCGTTGGCTACATGAAAGTTTTGGGACTAATTGGCGTATCACTGAAATGCAATCTGCCATTGGTCGTATTCAATTGACGCGCATGCCTGCGTGGCAGCAAGCTCGACAAGCTAATGCGGAAAAAATTCTAGCAGAATGTGAGCGTCAACCTTGGCTTACCGTGGTAAAACCGTCAAACGATTATCAGCACGCCTACTACAAATGCTATGTGACTATCGTACTGGAGGAGTTACCTCAGGGCTGGTCAAGAGATAAGGTTATTCAGGCGATAAGCCAGTTGGACGTCCCTTGTTATTCAGGCAGTTGCTCCGAAGTTTATAAAGAAAAGGCATTTGATAACACTCACTTTCGCCCAGCAAGCCCCCTCAGCAATGCCAAAGCGCTTGGCGAAACCAGCTTGATGTTCCTTGTTCATCCAGCCTTAACAGAAGCAGAAATTGCGCAAACTTGTTTAGCGATCAGGCAACTTGGCGAACAATTTGCGGAACAAAGCAACAAAAAGGTTACCAAATTGTAA
- a CDS encoding glycosyltransferase — protein MARHHVLQVIPSLALGGISSVVMNWYRALDRNLVQFDFISFNDGPLAQEITALGGRVFILPTFRQQPLNYMAAFRKILNNGTRYQAIHVHNSFKNVVMLWQAKLANVPVRVCHSHTAGLEARWLRPLFGVIKQLTRAASNQYVACGQEAGSFLFGQRRFEQLNNAIDVKKYNLPNLSDNSRKALYEKYQLPKHKHLVLHVGRFSKVKNHQFLLALAQDKNLYNDIHFVCVGDGPLKTEVAKQIESANLNQRFSLLASNNEIAKLMAIADAFIMPSVFEGVSVALLEAQASNLPCLVSNTVAKEVDMGMGSLKFLSLSEPNRWTEQLNLMTPKAADSKALACFSRHGYSIDEVVDKLIGIYQIQ, from the coding sequence ATGGCTAGGCATCATGTATTACAGGTTATCCCCAGCTTAGCGTTAGGTGGCATTTCCTCTGTGGTCATGAACTGGTATAGAGCGCTAGATAGAAACCTTGTGCAGTTTGACTTTATTAGCTTTAATGACGGCCCGCTAGCGCAGGAAATTACTGCTTTAGGCGGCCGTGTTTTTATTCTTCCCACTTTTAGGCAGCAACCGCTCAATTATATGGCTGCATTTCGAAAAATACTAAATAATGGCACACGCTACCAAGCCATTCACGTGCACAACAGCTTTAAGAATGTGGTTATGTTATGGCAAGCAAAGCTCGCCAATGTACCAGTAAGAGTTTGCCATTCTCATACTGCAGGTTTGGAGGCAAGATGGCTACGACCCTTATTTGGGGTGATTAAGCAGCTAACGAGAGCAGCTAGCAATCAATATGTTGCTTGTGGTCAAGAAGCAGGAAGCTTCTTATTTGGTCAACGTCGTTTTGAACAATTAAACAATGCTATCGATGTAAAAAAATATAACCTGCCCAATTTATCAGATAATAGTCGAAAAGCACTTTACGAGAAATATCAGCTACCTAAGCACAAACATTTGGTTTTACATGTCGGCCGATTTTCCAAGGTAAAAAACCATCAGTTTTTGCTAGCCTTGGCGCAAGATAAGAATTTATATAACGATATTCATTTTGTTTGCGTAGGTGATGGCCCGTTAAAAACAGAAGTCGCGAAGCAAATTGAATCTGCTAACCTTAATCAGCGTTTTTCCCTGCTGGCGTCAAATAATGAGATTGCTAAACTTATGGCCATCGCTGACGCTTTTATTATGCCGTCAGTTTTTGAGGGTGTTTCAGTTGCCCTACTAGAAGCGCAAGCAAGTAATCTTCCGTGTTTAGTGTCAAACACTGTCGCAAAAGAAGTAGACATGGGAATGGGCAGTTTGAAATTTCTGTCATTGTCAGAGCCTAATCGCTGGACTGAACAATTAAATCTTATGACACCCAAAGCAGCAGATAGCAAGGCGCTGGCGTGTTTTTCACGTCATGGTTATTCCATTGATGAAGTCGTCGATAAGCTTATCGGTATTTATCAAATCCAATGA
- a CDS encoding glycosyltransferase, with protein sequence MIRVLHLFANLNLGGAESRMMDIYRTQEGTGVVNEFVIMTDEVCYFSDEILTSGGTIHHIPNPRHGLLSNLLGLYRLLKCAPQYDVLHAHTSYYSGIAVFIAWLAGLKVRVVHARNKSTNEISFKTKVMFALGRTLANICATHKFAISNDAGRFLFGHKSQYDCLPNAFNFEQVQHRTNFSDSDKRRLGLPTDTLNLVCVARFSPVKNHQFLVELLQFITERNLKIAGKAVRLHLIGDGELRNEIERKVSANGLQGKVRFWGKRNDIADILGMFDVALMTSFNEGLGVFALEAQAAGLPCVLSTGLPEEADIGLGMCQFIDLKRPLSDWQVAIEKAANIPVLPKHRIDNQLKQRGYTLEQTRSTLISAYNAHG encoded by the coding sequence ATGATTAGAGTGTTGCATTTATTCGCCAACCTTAACTTAGGTGGCGCCGAGAGTCGTATGATGGATATATATCGTACGCAAGAAGGCACAGGGGTTGTCAACGAGTTTGTGATTATGACGGATGAAGTCTGTTACTTTAGCGACGAAATTTTAACCTCTGGAGGCACAATTCATCACATTCCTAATCCTAGGCATGGCCTGCTGTCTAATTTGTTAGGCTTATATCGTCTACTAAAATGTGCGCCCCAATATGATGTGTTGCATGCCCATACTTCATACTACTCTGGTATAGCGGTTTTCATTGCGTGGTTAGCAGGTCTAAAAGTACGCGTTGTTCATGCGCGCAATAAAAGTACTAACGAAATTAGCTTCAAAACTAAAGTCATGTTTGCTCTTGGACGCACCTTAGCAAATATTTGTGCGACCCATAAGTTTGCGATTTCAAACGATGCAGGGCGCTTCTTATTCGGTCATAAAAGCCAGTATGATTGTCTTCCCAATGCTTTTAACTTTGAGCAAGTTCAACATCGAACAAACTTTAGCGACTCAGATAAGCGTCGCCTTGGACTGCCCACTGATACTTTGAACCTAGTTTGTGTCGCTCGATTTTCCCCAGTTAAAAACCATCAGTTTTTAGTTGAATTACTGCAATTTATAACTGAGCGAAACCTTAAGATAGCTGGTAAAGCGGTACGTTTGCATTTGATCGGGGACGGAGAATTGCGTAATGAAATTGAACGCAAAGTATCAGCGAACGGGCTTCAAGGTAAAGTAAGGTTCTGGGGAAAGCGCAACGACATTGCAGATATTTTGGGCATGTTTGATGTTGCTTTGATGACCAGTTTTAACGAAGGGCTTGGTGTATTTGCTTTGGAGGCTCAGGCCGCAGGATTGCCCTGTGTATTGTCGACAGGCCTACCAGAAGAAGCTGATATTGGTCTAGGAATGTGCCAATTTATTGATTTGAAGAGGCCGTTAAGTGATTGGCAAGTTGCTATTGAGAAGGCGGCAAATATTCCCGTTTTACCCAAACACCGAATTGATAATCAGCTTAAGCAGCGTGGTTATACATTAGAACAAACCCGTTCTACTTTGATTAGTGCGTATAACGCTCATGGCTAG
- a CDS encoding serine O-acetyltransferase → MHAVVRWYYLARYLYLKRIPLIPQIIYKLSRIIFACDLKYTADVGKNVGFFHNGLGVVIHRDAQIGDNCLIYQNVTIGGNGKTGSENGVPTIGKGVFIGAGAVILGPVTIGDGAKIGANSVVLSDVESNTTVVGIPARRVVSA, encoded by the coding sequence ATGCACGCAGTTGTTCGCTGGTATTACTTGGCGCGGTATCTTTATCTCAAACGCATCCCTTTAATTCCCCAGATTATTTATAAACTTAGCCGAATTATTTTTGCCTGTGATCTTAAATATACCGCTGATGTTGGTAAAAATGTTGGCTTCTTTCACAATGGCTTAGGTGTTGTAATTCATCGTGATGCACAAATAGGGGATAACTGTTTGATCTATCAAAATGTCACAATAGGTGGCAATGGTAAAACAGGCAGCGAAAACGGTGTGCCAACTATAGGTAAAGGGGTATTTATCGGCGCTGGTGCTGTAATACTTGGCCCCGTGACGATTGGCGATGGCGCTAAAATTGGCGCTAACTCGGTTGTGCTTTCGGACGTGGAGTCAAACACTACGGTGGTAGGAATACCTGCGCGACGAGTTGTGAGCGCATGA